GCTGCTCGTGCGGGCGCTGGAGGACCTCGCCCTCGAGCGCCACGCCGTGGGCGCGCCGGGCGCCGTCGAGGTCGTGCTCAGCGCGCAGGAGGCGGCGATGGGTTTCTACCGCGCCCTCGGGTACGCGCCGGTGAGCGGCGAGCGGTACCTCGACGCCGGGATCTGGCACCAGGACATGGCCCGCACGCTCACCGCCGGGAGCCCGTCCGGACGACACGCCGAGCGACCAGGATCTCCCTCGGCCGAGGCCGGGGACGTGGGTGGTCCGACCTAGACTGACCGGCATGGCTGCTGGAGGATCCGACAACTTCGCCCACCTCCACGTGCACACCGAGTACTCCATGCTCGACGGTGCCTCCAAGGTCGACGAGCTGCTCGCCGAGGCGGCCCGGCTGGGTCAGCCGGCGCTGGCGATCACCGACCACGGCTACCTCTTCGGGGCCTTCGACTTCTGGTCCGCGGCCCAGCGGCACGGCGTCAAGCCGATCATCGGCCTGGAGGCCTACGTCACGCCGGGCACCTCACGCTTCGACAAGTCCCGGGTGCGCTGGGGCGAGGAGTACCAGGCCAAGGACGACGTCTCCGCGCGCGGTGCCTACACCCACATGACGCTGCTCGCGCGCAACAACAAGGGGATGAACAACCTCTTCCGGCTCGGCTCGCGTGCCTCCCTCGAGGGGCAGATGGGCAAGTGGCCGCGGATGGACCGCGAGCTCATCTCCACCCACGCCGAGGGCCTCCTCGCCACCACCGGCTGCCCCTCGGGGGAGGTGCAGACCCGCATCCGCCTGGGCCAGTACGACGAGGCGCTGCGGGCCGCCGGGGAGATGCAGGACATCTTCGGCAAGGAGAACTACTACGTCGAGCTCATGGACCACGGGCTGGACATCGAGCGCCGGGTGACGAGCGACCTCCTGCGCCTGGCCCGGGAGATCGGTGCGCCGCTCATCGCGACGAACGACTCCCACTACACGCGCCCCGAGGACGCCAAGACCCACGAGGTCATGCTCGCGCTCCAGTCCGGCTCCAAGCTCACCGAGCCCACGTACGACGAGGGCGGCAGCCGCTTCGCCTTCACCGGCGACACCTACTACCTGCGCTCTGCCGCCGAGATGCGCGGGCTGTTCGCCGAGCTGCCCGAGGCCTGCGACAACACCCTGCTCGTCGCCGAGCAGTGCGACGTCACCTTCCGCACGGCCGCCGACGGCGCGAACTACATGCCGCGCTTCCCCGTGCCCGAGGGCGAGGACGAGCACTCGTGGTTCGTCAAGGAGGTGCAGAAGGGCCTGGCCTACCGCTTCCCGGACGGCGTGCCCGACCACGTCGAGAAGCAGGCCCGCTACGAGGTCGACGTCATCACCCAGATGGGCTTCCCCGGCTACTTCCTCGTCGTCGCCGACTTCATCAACTGGGCCAAGAGCCGCGGGATCCGCGTCGGCCCGGGTCGTGGCTCGGGCGCCGGGTCGATGGTCGCCTACGCGATGCGCATCACCGACCTCGACCCCCTCCAGCACGGCCTGATCTTCGAGCGCTTCCTCAACCCCGACCGCGTGTCGATGCCCGACTTCGACGTCGACTTCGACGAGCGCCGGCGCGGTGAGGTCATCCGGTACGTCACCGAGAAGTACGGCGACGACCGCGTCGCGCAGGTCGTCACCTACGGCACCATCAAGGCCAAGCAGGCGCTCAAGGACTCCGCGCGCGTCCTGGACTACCCCTTCCAGATGGGGGAGAAGCTCACCAAGGCGATGCCGCCGTCGGTCATGGGCAAGGACATCACCCTCGCCGGCATCTTCGACCCGCGCGACAAGCGGTACAACGAGGCCGAGGAGTTCCGCCAGCTGCACGCCTCGGACCCCGACGCCCAGGCCGTCGTCGAGACCGCGCAGGGCCTGGAGGGCATCAAGCGGCAGTGGGGCGTGCACGCCTGCGCCGTCATCATGTCCAGCGAGCCGCTCCAGGAGGTCATCCCGGTGATGCTGCGCCCGCAGGACGGCGCGATCATCACCCAGTTCGACTACCCGCAGTGCGAGAACCTCGGGCTGCTGAAGATGGACTTCCTCGGCCTGCGCAACCTCACGGTCATCGACGACGCGCTGGAGAACATCGAGCGCAACGGCAAGGAGGTGCCCGACCTCGAGCGCCTCCCGCTGGACGACCCGCTGACCTACGCCATGCTCGGCCGCGGCGACACGCTCGGGGTGTTCCAGCTCGACGGCGCCGGCATGCGCACCCTGCTGCGCCTCATGCGCCCCGACAACTTCGAGGACATCTCCGCCGTCGGCGCGCTCTACCGCCCCGGCCCGATGGGCGCGAACTCCCACACGAACTACGCGCTGCGCAAGAACGGCCAGCAGAAGATCGAGCCGATCCACCCGGAGCTCGAGGAGGCGCTCGCCGAGATCCTCGGCACCACCTACGGCCTCATCGTGTACCAGGAGCAGGTGATGGCGATCGCGCAGAAGGTCGCCGGGTACACCCTGGGCCAGGCCGACCTGCTGCGTCGCGCGATGGGCAAGAAGAAGAAGGCCGAGCTGGACAAGCAGTTCGCCAGCTTCGAGGCCGGCATGCTCGAGCGCGGCTACTCCCCGCAGGCGGTCAAGACGCTGTGGGACATCCTCCTGCCCTTCTCCGACTACGCCTTCAACAAGGCGCACTCGGCGGCCTACGGGATCATCTCCTACTGGACCGCCTACCTCAAGGCCAACTTCCCCACGGAGTACATGGCCGCCCTGCTCACCTCGACGCAGGGCAACAAGGACCGCCTGGGGCTGTACCTCGGTGAGGCCCGGCACATGGGCATCAGCGTGCTGTCGCCGGACGTCAACACCTCGGTGGGCTCCTTCGCGGCCGTCGGGGAGGAGATCCGCTTCGGTCTCGCGGCGGTGCGCAACGTCGGCGCGAACGTCGTCGAGGCGATCATCGCGGCCCGCGAGGAGAAGGGCGCCTACACCTCCTTCCAGGACTTCCTCGACAAGGTGCCCGCCGTCGTGTGCAACAAGCGCACGATCGAGTCGCTCATCAAGGCCGGTGCCTTCGACTCCCTCGGGCACACGCGACGGGCGCTCCTCGCCCGTCACGAGGAGGCCATCGACATGGTCATCGACGTCAAGCGCAACGAGGCGGTCGGCCAGTTCGACCTCTTCGCCGGGCTCGGCGGCGACGACGGGGCGGCCGGCTCCGGCTTCACCATCGACATCCCCGACCTGCCCGAGTGGGACAAGCGGGAGAAGCTGACCTTCGAGCGGCAGATGCTCGGCCTGTACGTCTCGGACCACCCGCTGTTCGGGCTGGAGCACGTGCTCCAGCGGGCGGCGGACGTCTCGGTGGCCACCCTGCTCACCGACGAGACGCGCGCCGACGGCTCGTCGGTGACGGTCGCCGGTCTCGTCACCTCGCTGCAGCGCAAGATGACGAAGAACGGCAACCCGTGGGCCATCGCGACGGTCGAGGACCTCGAGGGCGCCATCGAGGTGCTCTTCTTCCCCCAGACCTACTCGACCGTCTCCACCATGCTCGCCGAGGACTCGATCATCACGGTGCGGGGACGGCTCAACCGCCGCGACGACATCCCGACGATCTACGCCGCGGAGATGAGCCTGCCCGACGTCTCCCAGGCCACCGACGGGCCGGTGCAGCTCACGCTCGCCGCCAACCGGTGCACCGCGCCGCTCGTCGAGCGGCTCAAGGGCATCCTCACCGACCACCCGGGACGCTCGGAGGTGCGCCTGCGGCTCACCAGCCCGGGGCGCTCCACGACGATGCGGCTGGAGGACTCCTTCCGCGTCGAGCCGTCCACCGCGCTGTTCGGCGACCTCAAGGCGCTCCTCGGGCCCGGCTGCCTCACCTGACGCCCGAGGGGCCTGGCTCGGGACCCGCAACTAGAGTGCTCGCGTGGCCCCGGCTCCGACGGTGCCGGGCCTCACCCGGCTGACGACGTGGAACGTGTTCCACGGCCGCGGCCCCGACGGGCGGGTGGACGCCACCCGGTTCGCACGGGCCGTGGCCTCCCTGCGCGCCGACGTCCTCGCCCTCCAGGAGGTCGACCGCGGCCAGCCGCGCTCCGGCCGGCTGGACGTCGCGGCTCTCGCGGCGGAGGCGGCGGGCGCGGCGCGCTGGCGGTTCGTCCCGGCGGTGATCGGGGAGCCCGGTTTCGAGTGGCGTCCCGCCCTGGCGGCGGACGAGGACGCCTCCGACGACGCCTACGGCATCGCGCTGCTCTCCCGCCTGCCGGTGGAGTCCTGGCACGTCCTGCGGCTGGCGCCGGCGCCCTTCGTCCGGCTGCCGGTGCCCGTGCCCGGCGGGGGAGTGATGCTGCTGCGCGACGAGCCGCGGGTGGTGCTCGCCGCCCGCGTGCACACGCCGGCCGGCCCGCTCACCGTCGCCTCCACCCACCTGTCCTTCGTGCCCGGCGTCAACGCCGTCCAGCTGCGCCGGACCGCCGCCTGGCTGCGCACACTGCCCGGCCCGGCGGTGCTCCTCGGCGACCTCAACCTGCCCGGCGGGCTCGCCCGCCGGGCCTCGGGGATGCGGCTCCTCGTACGGGGCGTCACCTACCCCTCACCGCGCCCGCGGCTGCAGCTCGACCACGCCCTCGGGCAGGGCACGCTGCCGCCCGTGCGCCGGACGTTCGTGCGACGGCAGGACGTCTCCGACCACCTCGCACTGGGCCTGGACCTCGCCACCGAGTAGCGCTCGCCGGATCCGCGGCGCGCGGTCGTCGGCGCCAGATCCTGCCATCAAGTCGGCCCCGGTCGGCGTGTCGGGGCCGGGATCAAGGTCGCAGGCTTGCCTTGACGCCGCGTCGGGGTACGTGGTGGCAGGTTTCGACGCTCCGACGCAGGGTTCGGCCGGGCCGGCTCAGTGTGCGGAGCGGCCGAGCAGGCGCCATGCGGCGGGCAGGAGGCCGGCGGCGGCTGCGGCCTTGAGCGCGTCGCCGAGGAGGAAGGGGAGCACACCGAGGACGAGCGCCTCCCCGAGCCCGACCCCGAGGCTCACCATGAGCCACGGCACCCCGCCGGCGTACACCGCGGTCGTCGCGAGCAGGGCGGCGGCGAGCATGGGGAGCGGGCGGCGGTCCGCGCGGTGGCGGGCGAGCGCGCCGACGAGCCCCGCGGCCAGGACGTAGCCGAGGACGTAGCCGAAGGAGGCGGTGTGCCAGCCGGCGGTCTGCTCGGCGAACCAGGGCACGCCGCCCATCCCCGCGAGGACGTACAGGGCCAGGCTCAGGGTGCCGCGCAGCGGCCCGAGGGACGCACCGACGAGGAGCACGGCGAAGGTGCCGAGGGACAGCGGCACGGGGGTGAACGGCAGCGGCACGACGACCTGCGAGAGCACTCCGGTCACCACGGCGCCGCCGACGACGAGCGAGGCGTCGCGCACGAGGCCGGCGGGCAGGGAGTCGGCGAGGACGGTCGTGGCGGTCATGGCAGCACCTTTCGCGGGGAACACCGTCACGCTAGCCAGCGGGCGAGCCGCCCCGGTGTGCGGCTCGCGACAGATTCCGGGCGCCCGGTCTGTAGCGCTCAGCCCACGACGACGGCGACCGGCCCGGTGGGCAGGTCCACCTCGACCCGGGCCCCGGCGGCCAGCTGCCGGCCCCGGCGGGTCTCGACCTCACCGTCGACGCTCACCGCGCCGTCGGCGATGAGCTCGCGTGCCTGCGCGCCGGAGTCGGCGAGCGAGGCGAGCTTGAGGAACTGGCCGAGGCGGATCTCGCCCTCGACCGGAACGACCTGGTCCTGACCCATGCACCGATCATGCCGTGCCCGGCCGCCCGGCGGCGAACCCGTGCACGATCCAGCTCTCGGCGGAAAGGGGTGGGGCGGGCGGCGGGGTGGGGGACACGACGGCGGACGTCCCGGCGGGGCGGAGGCCGGGCGGATTACGATCAGGGCCATGCTCAGGCGAATCGATCTCCGCGGAAGTGACGTCTCCGACCTCGCCGGCGTGCTGCCGCGCGCCACCCTCGACGTCGAGGCCGCCCTGGCCCAGGTGCTCCCGATCATCGCGGACGTCCGCGACCGTGGTGCCCTCGCCCTGCGCGACCTCGCCGAGCGCTTCGACGGCGTACGGCCCGAGCACCTGCGGGTGCCCGCGGAGGCGCTGCAGCAGGCGCTCGCCGACCTCGACCCGCAGGTCCGCGAGGCCCTCGAGCTGTCCGTCGTGCACAACCGCGCCGGCCACGAGGCACAGCTCCCGACCGAGCGGGACACCGAGATCCTCCCCGGCGGGCACGTGCGCCAGCGCTGGGTGCCGGTGAGCCGGGTGGGCCTGTACGTGCCCGGCGGGCTGGCGGTGTACCCCTCGAGCGTCGTCATGAACGTCGTCGCCGCGCAGGTGGCCGGCGTCCCGTCGCTCGCCGTCGCGAGCCCGCCCCAGCAGGCCTTCGGCGGCCTTCCGCACCCGACGATCCTCGCGGCGTGCGCCCTCCTCGGGGTCGAGGAGGTCTACGCCGTCGGTGGCGCGCAGGCCGTGGCGATGTTCGCCTACGGGGCGGCCGGTGAGCCGGGCACCGGCGACGGGGAGCGGCTGTGCGCGCCCGTCGACGTCGTCACCGGGCCGGGCAACATCTTCGTCGCCGCCGCCAAGCGGGCGGTCATGGGCCGCGTGGGCATCGACGCCGAGGCCGGCACGACCGAGATCGCCGTGCTCGCCGACGCCGGCGCCGACCCGCGGTTCGTCGCCGCCGACCTCATCTCCCAGGCGGAGCACGACCCCGCCGCCGCCTCCGTGCTCGTCACCGACAGCGTCGAGCTCGCCGACGCGGTCGACGCCGAGATCGAGCGCCAGGCCGCCGCGACGACGCACGCCGAGCGGGTGCGCACCGCGCTCACCGGCCCGCAGTCCGGCACGGTCCTCGTCACCGACATCGAGCAGGGCATCGCCGTGTGCGACGCCTACGGCGCCGAGCACCTGGAGGTGCAGACCGCCGACGCCGCCGCCGTCGCGGACCGGATCCGCAACGCCGGCGCGATCTTCGTCGGGCCCTGGAGCCCGGTGCCGCTCGGGGACTACCTCGCCGGGTCCAACCACGTGCTGCCCACGGGCGGCACGGCGCGCTTCGCCTCCGGGCTCAGCGTCATGGCCTTCCTCAAGCCTGTCCAGGTCGTCGAGTACGACGACGCCGCGCTGCGGAAGGTCGCCGGCCCGCTGCGGGCGCTCGCCGAGTCCGAGGACCTGCCCGCCCACGCCGACGCCGTCGACCTCCGGGCGGGCTGAGCGGGGCTCCGCTCTGGGCGGAATCGGCGTCGCACCTCGGGGCGCGGCCGGACGCGCTGAGCGCTGTGCTCACCGCGATCCCTGCCCTGCCTCGCGGCCCCGCGCCGGGGTGTGGGACGGGGACGGGTACTTGCGCCCGGTGGGGGAGGGCCGCACGCTTGGGGCTCATCTCCCGAGAGGATCACCCATGCGCACCAAGGTTGCCGTGGCGACCGCTGCCGTCCTGCTCGCCCTCGTGGGCTGCGGATCGGCCGACGACGACGCCGCCACCGACCCGACCGCCGAGGCGCCCAGCGCCGAGGAGACGGCTCCCACGGACGCGATGCCGACCGCGCCGGAGCCCGACCTCGAAGGGCTGCCGGACGTCGTCGCCGTCGTCGACGGCGTGGAGATCACGCGCGAGGAGTTCGAGCAGGTCTACGCCAGCCAGCTCCAGCAGGCCTTCATGCAGTCGCAGATGACGGGCCAGGAGGTCGACCAGGACCAGCTCAAGCAGCAGACGGCCGAAGGGCTCGTGGACACCCAGCTCCTCCTCGCCGAGGCCGAGGCGCGCTCGATCGCGCCGACGGACGAGGAGGTCAACGCCGCCGCCGAGGAGCTCGCCGCGTCCAGCGGTCTGGGCTCGGCCGACGAGCTCTTCAGCATGCTCGAGCAGCAGGGCCTGGGCCGTGAGGAGGCCATGGACGAGCTCCGGCTGCAGACCTCGGTCGAGCAGCTCGTCGCCGACGAAGCCGGTGAGTTCACGCCGGCCGACGAGGACATCCAGGCGCTCTACGACGAGGCGGCCGGGCAGGCCGGCGAGGGTGGGGAGCTGCCGCCCCTGGAGGAGGTCCGTCCGCAGATCGAGGCGCAGCTCCAGCAGCAGCACGAGAGCGAGATCGTCCAGGCGCTGCTCGAGCAGCTGCGCGCGGACGCCGACATCACCTACAACCTGTGAGCCCTCAGGCCACCACCGCGGCGTAGAGCTCCTCGAAGGCCGCGGCCCGCTCGGCGTAGTAGTCGGCGCGTCCCGCCACCGGGTCCAGCGTGGGCCCGGTGGTCGGGGTCGCCCGCTCGACGCCGGGCGCGAGCGTGTCCAGGGCGAGCAGCGCGGTCCCGTGGAGGGTCGAGCGCTTGATCGTCACCGGCGTCACCGGCAGTCCGGTGACGTCCGCGACCAGCTGGAGCAGGTGGGGCAGCGCCTGGCTCGCCCGCCCGCTCGCGAGCACCTCCCGTGGCTCGGTGACCTCGCGCAGCTGTGCCACGACCCGCCCGTAGGTGAGCGCGACCCCCTCGAGCACGCCCCGGGCCAGGGCCTGCGGCGTGCTCGCCGCCGAGACGTCCGCGAGGACGGCGCGGGCGCCGGCCGCCCACCCTGTGCTGCGCTCCCCGCTGAGGAAGGGCAGGACGAGCGGGGTGCCCGGCTCGGGGTCGGGGACGAGGAGCTCGTCGAGCCCGCCGTCCAGGCGCAGGGTGTCGGTGAGCCAGGAGGCGGCGCGGCCGACGTCGTTGAGCGCCCCACCGAGGAGCGCGGTCGCGCCGTCCACCCGGTAGGCCCACAGCCCCGGCGGGGTGCGCGGAACGGCCGCCGGGACCTGTGCCCGCACGGCGCCGCTCGTCGCGAAGGACGCGACGAGGCCCCCACCCGTGCGCCCGCCGGTGCCCACGGTGGCCGCGTAGCCGTCGGCGACGACGGCGAACCAGGCGGCGCCGTCGAGCGCGGGGAGGCGGGAGGTGGCGCCGGGCAGGGGCTGGTCGGGATGGTGGACCGGGGACAGGGTGTGGGGCGCGACGCCGGCGACGGCGAGCATCTGCGGGTCCCAGTGGCCACCGAGGCGGTCGAGCAGCCCCGTCCACGCCGCGGTGGAGGTGCCGACGCCGGTCGTGCCGGCGAGATGCAGGGTGAGGAGCTCCCCGAGGGACAGCCACCGCGCGACGCGCGCGACGACCTCCGGCCGGGTGGCCCGCAGCCAGCGCAGCCGTGCGGGCAGGTAGCTCGTGTGCAGCCGGCACCCGGTGCGCTGCTGGACCTCGGCCTCGTCGAGCTCGGCGCGCAGCTCGGCCACCTGGGGCGCGCAGCGGGAGTCGGCGTAGGTGAAGCACGGGGTGAGCGGGTCGCCCCCGGAGTCCACGCCGACGAGCGAGGAGGCGAACGTGTCGAGCGCGACCCCGGCGATCCGTCCGGCGAGGTACGGGCGGGCCACGGCCTGGAGGATCTCGGAGACCTCCGCGAGCACCTGCCGGGGGTCGATGACCGACGTGCCGTCCGTGGCGGTCGTGAAGGCGTGGCGCACCTTGTGGCGCAGGCCGGCCACCGGCAGGCCGCGTGCGTCGTACAGGCCGCCCCGGCTGGCGGTGGAGCCGACGTCGACGGCGAGGACGAGGGGGTCGTGCGCGTCGGCGAGGTCGACGGTGAACGCGGTCATGGGCACCTCCGGGGGGATCCTAGGGGCCGGCCGGGCTCAGCGCTGGCCCAGGACGAACGGGTGCACCGCGGCGGCCCCGGCCCGGCGGAGCAGCCGCGCGGCCACGGTGAGCGTCCAGCCGGTGTCGGTCCAGTCGTCGACGAGGAGCACCGAGCGGCCCGGCAGCCCGTCGCGTGCGGCGTCGTCCAGGTCGAGACCGAGGCGCCGGTGGACGCCGGCGAGGCGGGTCGCGGAGTTGACGTCGTGGCGGCCCGGCGGCAGGTCGGCGGAAGGGCTGACCGCTCCGACGATCGGGACCTGCGCGAGGTGGGCCACGCCCCGGGCGAGGTGGAGCAGCAGCCGGGGGCGGGTGGCCGAGGCGACGAGGACGACGCCCTCGACGCGTCCGCCCGCGGCGGCCAGGGTGGCGAGCTGGTCCCCGAGCACCCGCTCGACGGCGCCGCGCAGGGCGACGGGCAGGTCGCCGTCGTGCCCGCCCCGCGCCTCGCGGCCGGCCGGGCGGTCCGGTGCCGGCTCGAACAGCTCACGCAGGGCCGCCGACCAGCCGAGGCCGTCGAGCCGCGCGACGGCCCGGCCCGGCTCGGCGAGCTCACCCGCGGGGATGCGTCCCTGGAGGTCGATGCCGACGGCCGGCATGCCG
Above is a genomic segment from Georgenia wutianyii containing:
- a CDS encoding GNAT family N-acetyltransferase, whose translation is MSVRTSLVTTRAQLEEAWAVRFAVFVDEQRVPAELEVDDLDEAPTTSHELALDGDAVVGTGRLLLDAPGHVHLGRLAVLREHRGRGVGALLVRALEDLALERHAVGAPGAVEVVLSAQEAAMGFYRALGYAPVSGERYLDAGIWHQDMARTLTAGSPSGRHAERPGSPSAEAGDVGGPT
- the dnaE gene encoding DNA polymerase III subunit alpha, translating into MAAGGSDNFAHLHVHTEYSMLDGASKVDELLAEAARLGQPALAITDHGYLFGAFDFWSAAQRHGVKPIIGLEAYVTPGTSRFDKSRVRWGEEYQAKDDVSARGAYTHMTLLARNNKGMNNLFRLGSRASLEGQMGKWPRMDRELISTHAEGLLATTGCPSGEVQTRIRLGQYDEALRAAGEMQDIFGKENYYVELMDHGLDIERRVTSDLLRLAREIGAPLIATNDSHYTRPEDAKTHEVMLALQSGSKLTEPTYDEGGSRFAFTGDTYYLRSAAEMRGLFAELPEACDNTLLVAEQCDVTFRTAADGANYMPRFPVPEGEDEHSWFVKEVQKGLAYRFPDGVPDHVEKQARYEVDVITQMGFPGYFLVVADFINWAKSRGIRVGPGRGSGAGSMVAYAMRITDLDPLQHGLIFERFLNPDRVSMPDFDVDFDERRRGEVIRYVTEKYGDDRVAQVVTYGTIKAKQALKDSARVLDYPFQMGEKLTKAMPPSVMGKDITLAGIFDPRDKRYNEAEEFRQLHASDPDAQAVVETAQGLEGIKRQWGVHACAVIMSSEPLQEVIPVMLRPQDGAIITQFDYPQCENLGLLKMDFLGLRNLTVIDDALENIERNGKEVPDLERLPLDDPLTYAMLGRGDTLGVFQLDGAGMRTLLRLMRPDNFEDISAVGALYRPGPMGANSHTNYALRKNGQQKIEPIHPELEEALAEILGTTYGLIVYQEQVMAIAQKVAGYTLGQADLLRRAMGKKKKAELDKQFASFEAGMLERGYSPQAVKTLWDILLPFSDYAFNKAHSAAYGIISYWTAYLKANFPTEYMAALLTSTQGNKDRLGLYLGEARHMGISVLSPDVNTSVGSFAAVGEEIRFGLAAVRNVGANVVEAIIAAREEKGAYTSFQDFLDKVPAVVCNKRTIESLIKAGAFDSLGHTRRALLARHEEAIDMVIDVKRNEAVGQFDLFAGLGGDDGAAGSGFTIDIPDLPEWDKREKLTFERQMLGLYVSDHPLFGLEHVLQRAADVSVATLLTDETRADGSSVTVAGLVTSLQRKMTKNGNPWAIATVEDLEGAIEVLFFPQTYSTVSTMLAEDSIITVRGRLNRRDDIPTIYAAEMSLPDVSQATDGPVQLTLAANRCTAPLVERLKGILTDHPGRSEVRLRLTSPGRSTTMRLEDSFRVEPSTALFGDLKALLGPGCLT
- a CDS encoding endonuclease/exonuclease/phosphatase family protein, giving the protein MAPAPTVPGLTRLTTWNVFHGRGPDGRVDATRFARAVASLRADVLALQEVDRGQPRSGRLDVAALAAEAAGAARWRFVPAVIGEPGFEWRPALAADEDASDDAYGIALLSRLPVESWHVLRLAPAPFVRLPVPVPGGGVMLLRDEPRVVLAARVHTPAGPLTVASTHLSFVPGVNAVQLRRTAAWLRTLPGPAVLLGDLNLPGGLARRASGMRLLVRGVTYPSPRPRLQLDHALGQGTLPPVRRTFVRRQDVSDHLALGLDLATE
- a CDS encoding biotin transporter BioY, which translates into the protein MTATTVLADSLPAGLVRDASLVVGGAVVTGVLSQVVVPLPFTPVPLSLGTFAVLLVGASLGPLRGTLSLALYVLAGMGGVPWFAEQTAGWHTASFGYVLGYVLAAGLVGALARHRADRRPLPMLAAALLATTAVYAGGVPWLMVSLGVGLGEALVLGVLPFLLGDALKAAAAAGLLPAAWRLLGRSAH
- a CDS encoding RNA-binding S4 domain-containing protein; translated protein: MGQDQVVPVEGEIRLGQFLKLASLADSGAQARELIADGAVSVDGEVETRRGRQLAAGARVEVDLPTGPVAVVVG
- the hisD gene encoding histidinol dehydrogenase, producing the protein MLRRIDLRGSDVSDLAGVLPRATLDVEAALAQVLPIIADVRDRGALALRDLAERFDGVRPEHLRVPAEALQQALADLDPQVREALELSVVHNRAGHEAQLPTERDTEILPGGHVRQRWVPVSRVGLYVPGGLAVYPSSVVMNVVAAQVAGVPSLAVASPPQQAFGGLPHPTILAACALLGVEEVYAVGGAQAVAMFAYGAAGEPGTGDGERLCAPVDVVTGPGNIFVAAAKRAVMGRVGIDAEAGTTEIAVLADAGADPRFVAADLISQAEHDPAAASVLVTDSVELADAVDAEIERQAAATTHAERVRTALTGPQSGTVLVTDIEQGIAVCDAYGAEHLEVQTADAAAVADRIRNAGAIFVGPWSPVPLGDYLAGSNHVLPTGGTARFASGLSVMAFLKPVQVVEYDDAALRKVAGPLRALAESEDLPAHADAVDLRAG
- a CDS encoding SurA N-terminal domain-containing protein, with amino-acid sequence MRTKVAVATAAVLLALVGCGSADDDAATDPTAEAPSAEETAPTDAMPTAPEPDLEGLPDVVAVVDGVEITREEFEQVYASQLQQAFMQSQMTGQEVDQDQLKQQTAEGLVDTQLLLAEAEARSIAPTDEEVNAAAEELAASSGLGSADELFSMLEQQGLGREEAMDELRLQTSVEQLVADEAGEFTPADEDIQALYDEAAGQAGEGGELPPLEEVRPQIEAQLQQQHESEIVQALLEQLRADADITYNL
- a CDS encoding gluconokinase; translated protein: MTAFTVDLADAHDPLVLAVDVGSTASRGGLYDARGLPVAGLRHKVRHAFTTATDGTSVIDPRQVLAEVSEILQAVARPYLAGRIAGVALDTFASSLVGVDSGGDPLTPCFTYADSRCAPQVAELRAELDEAEVQQRTGCRLHTSYLPARLRWLRATRPEVVARVARWLSLGELLTLHLAGTTGVGTSTAAWTGLLDRLGGHWDPQMLAVAGVAPHTLSPVHHPDQPLPGATSRLPALDGAAWFAVVADGYAATVGTGGRTGGGLVASFATSGAVRAQVPAAVPRTPPGLWAYRVDGATALLGGALNDVGRAASWLTDTLRLDGGLDELLVPDPEPGTPLVLPFLSGERSTGWAAGARAVLADVSAASTPQALARGVLEGVALTYGRVVAQLREVTEPREVLASGRASQALPHLLQLVADVTGLPVTPVTIKRSTLHGTALLALDTLAPGVERATPTTGPTLDPVAGRADYYAERAAAFEELYAAVVA